The DNA region TCATGTTATAGAACACTTTTTTGAGCACATCTTCAATGAGGATATTGTCAGTAGGATAAGGGACAAGATCACCTCGGAATCCTTCTCTTATAAGAGAGATAGAGATATTAAAGATTTAATTAAAATGGCAATTTCTAACCGCTCTTTTGCAGAGGATTCTGTAAACGTTAGTGAGTCAGAGGCTCTAAGACTAACTTTATTAAAATTTATACCATCGCCAGGACCTTTAGCCGATTTGATAAACGAATATGATGAGTCTCTTCTAGAGTATTACGCTAATACCGAAGTCCCCTTTTGCAAAGGTAGAAGAGTAGATTTTAGAAATCTTGAGTCATTTCACAAAAACTTAGCTTCAAGAATATACTCAACCAGAAATGCGATTGTTCATAGTAAGGATGGCGACAGGAGTAAGTATACACCCTTTAAAGACGACTTGGCTCTTTTAAAGGAATTACCTGTACTGAGATTTATCGCAGAAATAATAATAAATGGATCTGCACAGGTAATGTGAATTGGAATACCGGTAGACCTAACTGGCTATGCTAAGCCGTCAGTAGAATTTTATAAGGAGCACCGCTGTTTTCTGGTAATTGGGTTTTAGGCAGTTAATTGGTTATTCGAAAACTAGTGGACAGATTTACCAAGTCGCTTATGTTGACTGCATACTGGGAATGTTCCTCAACGCTGACATGCCGATAAGTGCTTAGGGTAAATGCTGGGGTGGAGTGCCCCAGTTGTTTGCTGACCACTTCCAGCGGGACTTGGCGGCTGAGCATGAGGCTGGCGTAGGTATGGCGCAGGTCATGGACCCGGATACGGCGCACCCTGGCCCGCTCGCATAGCCGGTTCAGGGCGCGGTTCAGGTTGTCGGGGTGAAGGGGCGTGCCCTTGTAGGTGGTGAACACGTACCCGCTGTCCTGCCAATCCTCGCCCATCGCCGCCCGCTCTTCCGCCTGGGCCGCCTGCCAGGTCCGGAGCAGAGCCGCCGCTTCCTGTGACAGCGGTACTGTGCGCCTGCCGTTGGCACTCTTGGGCGTGCTGATGTGCGGCTTGCCTTCCAGCGTGACGAGGTTTTCCACGATGCGGCACGCCCCGCGCTCAAGGTCCACATTGGCCCAGCGCAACCCGCACGCTTCACCCCGCCGCAGGCCCAGCGACACCATGAACACCAGCACCATGCCCTGCCGGTCCTGCCGGGCCACCTCGATAAACCGCGCCACCTCTTCCGCCGTCCATGCCTGGGCGGTGCGCCCTTCCTTCTGCCGGTCAGAGATGACCTTGACCGCCTCTGCCGGGTTGCGGGTGATGAGTTCCAGGCGCACCGCTTCCTTGAGGGCCATGCTCAGCGCCCCCAGGGCCAGGCGTTGTGTGTCGGTGCCCAGCCCGGCGCCCCTGATCTTGTCTTGGAGGTAGCGCACATCTGCCGGGCGGACTTCCTGAAGCCGCTTGCTGCCCAGGTAGGGCTTGAGGTAGAGCCGGACAGAGCGGGCGTAGCTGGCATGGGTCTTCGCCTTGACCTCTGACTCACGGCTGGCAAGCCAGCGGTCCAGCCACTCGCCCAGCGTGACGCGGTTGGGGGCCGCCAGCCCGCCCCGCGTGTGATCGGCAATGGCCTGGGCTTTGGCCTTTTCTGCTTCGCTCTTGGTTTTTTCGGTTCCAGAACGGCGGATTTGCTTCCCGCTGGCGTCCATGCCTAGGGTAATAGTCCACTGCCAATTCCCGCTGGGAAGTCGGCGCACAGTGCCCTGCCCGTTGCCGCGCTTGGCTTTGGTCATGGTGAGTCTCCCTCTCTGTACCGGAGCAGGTCTTGGACTTCCACGGGCTGCCCGGTGAGTTCCCGTAGGGCCTGAATGAGCTTGGCAAGGGTGGCGAGGTCCAGCCGCCCGCTTTCGCCATTTGCCAGCAGATACAGCGTTCGGCGGGCAATTCTGCCCCTGGCATGGGCGGCCAGGCGGTAGACGGTGACGCCGTGGGCCTGTAGGAAGTCCCCCAGCAATAGTTCCACCTTCGTATCACTATGGGCGTTTTGTTCGTTGTGGTCAAGTTTTTTGGGCACGGCAACCTCAGCGGGGCGCAATTTCCAGACACGGTAAAGGGGAAGTTTCGGCGCCCCGGTTTGGGGCTAGCATGGTGGCACTATGCCCGCTGTGGTGACGCTGGAAGGTCTGAGCGCCTTTCTCAATGAAGAGGGTGAGTGGGAAAGCCCTGACGCGGCCCTGGCCCACCTGCTCACGGCCTTCTGTGACTTCTACAGCCGCACCTACGGCCCAGAGAAAGGCTTCTGGCAGGGCCACATGTTGCGCCTAATGGAAGACAAGCTGGGGGTTGCGGTGGAGGCCGTCAGCCCAACGCGGGAAGAGGTGGAGGCGCCGCCTGACCGTGTGTACTGACCGCCTGCCGGGGCTGCCAGACCGCATGGGCCGCCCAGAGGTGGCGTAGGCAGTGCCCCGTGTCCCCCCCAGCGGCGTAGGTGGCGGCCCATGCCAGCACATAGTCAGCCAAGTTAGGCACGCGGCCCCCGTCTGGAAGGGCCACGGAATGCCCAGGAAGCTGCCCGCCTGCCGCTGCATGGACAAGGCGCCCCAGCGGTTCGGGAAGGGGCGGCAGGGCGGGCAGGGGAGAAGGTGGCACGGCCAGCTTCAAGACGCCCAGCAGCAGGGGCTTGTGCGTTCGCAGGGCCGCCGCAAGTTCTGGGGTCAGGGCGCCCTTCCTGGCCTGAGTGGTGAAGCCTTCGCCGTTCAGGGCTAGGCGCACGCCCAGCCGGTCAAGTTCGGCCAGCAGGTCGGCGGCTACCATGCCAGTTCCTCTAGCCTTTCTTCCTCACGCTCTGCCGGAACTGTGGGCGTGTGGGGCAGAGGCGCCGGGCTTCGTTCCTGTGCGGTACTTCCTAGGGGTTGGTGTGGTGTGGCAGGGGCCGTGGGGTCAGGCAGGGCGTAGAGCCCGCGTGCTGGCTTTACAATCCGGCCCGCGTCTCCCAGAGCTTTCAGCGCCCGGTCAAGCGTGCCGCCGCGCTCGCCCAGTTGGGCGCGGGGCAACGGGCCAGCTTCAAGGGCGGTCAGAATCCTTTGCTGAACTTCCTGCCCACGGTCCAGACGCTCAGGGCCGATGGAACGCGGCCCGGCTTCACCAACAAAGTGAAGGTCCAGTGTGTTCAATTGCTCACCAATGTTGGTGAAGACAGCTTGGGTCAGGAACGGTTCAAAGGGGGCCGCGTTGCTCTTGTCCACACTCCAACGGGTGACGTTCTCGCCCTGGCCCTCTTCTTTCTCCAAGGCGACAGATACCCGTGCCCATGCCCGCTTTTGCTGACTGCCCATAGGGGTAGGGACGCCGCCGCTGCCCGCCGCCGCTTTGGTGGCATGGTCAATGACCAACACCGCCGCCCCTGCCTTGCGTGCCCCGTTCAGGCCCACCCGCAGGGCCAGCGCCACGTCCTGACCATTGTTCGTGTCCCCCACCATCGTCTGCCCCAGCGAGTCGCACACCACCAAATCAATACCGAGTTCCCGGGCGGTAAGGGCAAGGTCTGGCCCCAGGGTTTCCAGGGACTTCAGTTCGGTGTCTTCGGCGGGGCTACACGCTTCGGTGTTCGGGCTGTAGTAGTGGAAGTTTTCGGGCAAGCCCTCACACCCGAGGCCCCGGAAGGCGGCCAGGAACAGGTCATGATTCCATTCCCAGGAACCGTCAAAGTCCAGATACAGCACCCGCAGCCTTCGCCTTGTCGTCTTCAGGTGGCAGAAGGGCCGCCCCAACACCAGACAGGCCACCAGATGCGCCACATGAACCGTCTTGCTGACGCCGGGCTGTCCAAAAAGCAGGGTGCCCGCCCCTCGCGCCAGCAACTTTTCCACCAACCAATCCACCGGCTCTACAGGCGGGGCGGTGAGGCCGTTGAAGCTCGGCAACAGTTTGGGTTCACGGCCCCCTGTCACAGCAGCCCCCTTAGCCTTTTGTTGAGCTTGGTACGGTACTTCGCTAGGGCCAGGGCTTCCGGGCGGGCTTGCACCACCACACCACTTCCTAGGGCTTGGTGTGGTGGTGCAAAGCGCACGCCCCCCGTTGCACCATCACTTTCACCGGATGGTGAGACGGTGTGGTGAATGGTGGAAGCCTGAAGCAAGTCCCGCAAAACCTGGCCCAGCCAGGCCGTGCCGCACTGCCCGGCAAGGTCGCAAAAGTCACCGGCAGGCAGGGCAGGCAGCACCCGCACTTCAGCCGCCCCCGCAGCCTGGGCAAGCTGCCCGACCCGCGCCACACAGTCCCGCCCGGCTTGATCGGCGTCGGCGTAGAGGTAGACCGTCTGCCCGGCCATGCCTGCCAGGTGGGGCAGGCCACCCGCCCCGGCCAGCCCTTGCACGTTCAGGGCCAGCCCAGCGGCGCCCAGTGCCCGCGCGGCGGCGGCCCCATTCAACTCACCCTCAACGATCAGCCCCGCCGCGTCCTGGCCGTACCCTGGGGCACACCACGCGGGCGCCCCGTGCCGGGCCAGGCGGTACACATAGCGGTCAAGCCCCGCCGCTGCCAGGTCTGCCGGGCGGCCTAGGTTCCTGACCTTCAGGCCCCAGGGCTGCCCATCCGGGCCGGTGATGAGCAGGCCCAGCGCCCCGGCATGGGCCAGCGGGCGCCCGTCACGGGTCCGGTAGTCCCGCCTGAGCTTGCCCACCCGCAGGCCCGGCCAGCCCCACAGGCCCCGTGCCCGCAAGTCCTGGGCGGCCCGGTCCTGCCCGGTCAGCGGGGCCAGCAATTGCCGCGCCCGATTCAGTTCGTCAGGGTTCAGCGGGGAGAGGGCGGACAGTGCGCCTTGCGCCTGGGCCAGCGGTGAGGGGGGCGTGTAGGCCCGGCTGGGCCGTGATGCGTTCGGCCAGCCGTCAAGAGGCACCCCGGCCAGGCGGTGAAGCTCGACACGGGCCTGGGCTGCCGAGTAACCACATTCCAGCAGGAAGTCATAAGCACTGCCGCTGGCCCCATCGCCGCCGTGACGCTTCCAGAACCAGACCTGACCCCGGCGAAACACGCTGAAGCTGGGGTGGTACTCTTCCTGCCCTGGCCGCCGGTCACAGATTTTGCCGCCCCGCTCACGGGGCAGGCCCCGGACAGCTTCAGGCCCCCATTCCTGGGCGATCAGGTCAGGCAGGTTGACCCTTTCCAGCAGTTCGGAAACGTTCACGCCTCACCGCCAAAAACGGGGGCCAGCACGCATCTTTTTCTGCCGAGGGGGTATTTTTCGGAGAGCGTAACTATGGGGCGTTTTCCGGTATGCTTGGGGTGGCTGCCCCCTGCCTTTTGGTGGGGGCTTTTCACTGCCTGCCCCCTTCAAGCTGGGCCTGTTCCCAGGCTTCTAGCGCCTGCCGGGGAATCCTGATGACCTTCCGCCCCACCTTGATATGGGGCAGGCGGCCCGCCTTGACCTCCCTGTAAATCAGGTTGGGGTGAACGTCCAAACGGGCAGCGGCACCGTCAACGCTGTAGTAGCTGGGTTGTTCCATGAAACGGCCCTCTCACTCTCTGCCCGGCGACAAGGCCGGGGTAGAACTTCAAACGCGGCTGAAGTTCAGAGGTAAAAGGGGGCGCCTGGCCTGACCTGGGGCCGGGCTTCTATCGGCGTCAGCGGGGGCGGCCCTGTGTCCCGGTCCCGTTCTGGCAGGTCGGGCACGGTGACGGCAGCCAGCATCTCTTCCAGGCGCTCAGTGAGCATGTCCCGCGCCGCTTCCAACTCTTCCTTGAGCCGGGCGTGAAGGGCTAGGATGAGAGCTTGCCAGGAAGCCCGGCTGAGCAGCCGCAAGCTGACCCGCAGGGCGGGCAGGTAGCGGCGGTTGGGCAGGGTCAGCCGGTCAGAGAGGGCCAGGTAAAGCAGAGTGGGCCGGTCTTCAAGCCGGGTCAGCCCGTGAAGGGCGCCCGCCGCGCTGGCCCCTATCCGCTGAGCGTTCCGCCAGTCAGGGCCGTAGTGCGCTTCCATAACCCGGCCCAGAGCGGCATACAGGTCTTGGGAGTTGCTGGCACTAAGCCTCTGAACGTAACCGCTCATCACTGCATTCCACCCTAGCACTCTTTCTGTTGGACGTGAAGTGTTGGCTATTGACAACGTGACTGACGTAATACACGCGTGCGCTACCCATGCGCTACAGAGGCGGTGAAGAGCAGTGATAAGCGGTGAAGCAGGGTGAGAATGAGGGGCGGAAAACACCCGCTGGGCACGCATAAGCGGGGATATACTAACGTTTACAGTGAAAAGAGGTGAAGTCATTCTGCCCAGTTCGTAATCAGTAGGTCGTCGGTTCAAATCCGACCCCTGGCTCCAGGGAAAAGCCCCGTCCCCACCAGGACGGGATTTTTCTTTTGAAGGTCCTGCCCCGGTGGGGGCTGGTTTTCGCCCACGGCACCTGAAGGGTCCGCTGAGCGTCCTCCCCGGGTGAGCGCGGGGGATTCATCCTGTCTCGCCTGACAGGTGCAGGCGCCGCGCCTCGATCTGGCCCCGCAACTCCGGAAAGGCCGGGTCGATGTCGAAGCGGTAGCCGTCCCAGTAGCCGTCACGCTCGGGGTCGTAGCGGCGGGGTGGGGGCAGGTCTCCCGAGAGGGCCGCGCGCTTCATCTCGCGCTGCACGCGGGCCCGCAGAATGTCGGGGAGCACGGCGAGGACCTCCGCCACGGGGACGGGTGGCAGCACCCGCAGGCCAACCCGCTGGCCGTAGCGCAGGGTGGGGGCGAAGGGGTGTTCCCAAATCCGGTGCCCGCCCGTCAGCACCACGGGGAGCAGGGGGGCGCGCAGGTGTCGTGCCAGGGTGAAGGCTCCGCGCTGGAAGTCCGTCTCCAGCCCGAGGACCGACCCCTGCGGAAAGAGGCCGAGGCTCTCCCCGCCCGCCAGCACCGCCCGCCCCGCCCTCAGGAGGTGCCGGTATGCGGCGGCCCCGCGCTCGGGGGTGATGCTGAGGTGCCCGAGCCGGGTGACCGCCGGGCCGACGAGCGGCCAGGTGAAAATCTCGTCCCGCGCGGCGAAGCGCAGCCGCAGAGGTAGGGTGAGCAGCACCGGAACGTCGAGCAGGCTCTCGTGCAGGGCGACCACGACGAAGGGCCCACCCCGCGCGTGTTCAAGTCCCCCAACGTCGAGTCGAACCCCCAGGTGACCCAGGAGTGCCCCGCTCGCCTCCCGCTGCCGCGCAGTGCGCTCTGCGGGCGTCAGGTCCACCGGGAGGGCTGCCAGGGTCCGGGCCAGCCGGGCGAGGAGCGGGCGCCCGGCGAGGTGCAGCCGCACCCAGCCCTCCGGCGTCTCGGGGCGCAGCCGCAGTCGGGGTGGGGGGGGAGAGTCGGGAGGCACGCTGCCCGTCATCGTGCCCTCCCCACACGGCCGGGGCCGTCAGCAACCCGACAGACGTGCGGACGATAAACCCCGGCCTTTCCCTGGGCCAAGGCGAGGCCACCCGCCTTTCATCCGGGCGGTGGCCCACGCCCGGGAGAGTGGACGGGCACGGGCGCCCGCGCCCGCAAGGGAGGAAAAAGCCGTGGACCCCACCCAACTCAGCCGTGAACTGCGCGAAGCCCACACCCCCGACCTCCACCGCCGCCGCTGGATCGTCGGGCTGTCCCTCCTCGGCGTGGCGATGGGGCAGGTCGTGTCGCTGTACCAGACGGGCATCCTCAAGGACCTGCCCGATCCGCCCGGCCCCTTCGACTCGGCCCGGGTGGACGCCTCGGATTACGCCTACAAGCGCCTGCAAACGCCCGACGCCCTGATGATGGTCGTGAGCTACGGGGCGACCGCGTGGCTCGCGGCGGCGGGGGGCAAGGACCGGGCGACCGACCTGCCCCTGCTCCCCGTGGCGATGGGCCTCAAGATCCTGGGCGACACCCTGACCGCCGTCGAACTCGGGCGCGAGGAGTGGCGGGACAACAAGGCCCTGTGCGCCTACTGCCAGGTGGCGACCCTGGCCTCGCTCGCGTCCATCCCGCTGGCCTTCCCCGAGACCCGCCGGGCCCTGGGGAACCTGCTGCGCCGCTGAGAGGTTCAGCCCGGTCGCCGCGCCCGCCGCCACCCCAGCGCCACCGGCACGGCGGAGACGAGGAGCACCCCGGCCACGAGGAGCAGGATGTAGCGGTCGAGGTGCGGGATCAGCCCGCCCAGCCAGTAGCCCGCCAGCGGCACGCCGACGCCCCACAACACCGCCCCGAGGACGCTGAAGCCCAGGAAGACCGGGTAGGGCAGCCGCCCGACGCCCGCCAGGGTGGGGGTCATCGTCCGCACGACCGGGATGAAGCGGGCCACAACCACCGCGAGGCGGCCGTACCGCCCGAAGACCTCCTGCGTCCGGGTGAGGAACTCGGGCCGCAGCAGGCGTGAATCCTGCTGCCGGAAGACCGCCGGGCCGAAGCGCCGCCCGATCAGGTATCCCGTCGTGTCCCCCAGGATCGCCCCGACGATCACCGCCGCCATCACGCCCCGCACGTCCAGGCTGCCCTGCGCCGCCACGATTCCCGCCGTGATGAGCAGGCTGTCGCCGGGCAGGAAGAATCCGAGCAGGAGCCCGGTCTCCGCGAACACGATGGCGAGGATGCCCGCGTAACCCGCGACGGAGAGCAGGGCGGGCAGGTCGGGGAGATTCATGGCCTCACTGTAGGGACCCGGACAGGAGAAGGGGCGCCCCTTCCTGTAGACAAGGCCCGGACTCTCGGGGTGGTACGACCCCCCCACCCCGGGGTAGACTGAACGGCTGAAGCGCGCCGGAAGTGGCGTGGCCGGTGCTCACCGCGCCCCCGGAAACTGTTTTCCGTAAGGGGCCCACCGGACCGAAAGGGGTATCACCGTGGCCGAAAAGGATATCGACAAGTTGCTTTCCCTCACTGACAGCAAGTAC from Deinococcus aetherius includes:
- a CDS encoding tyrosine-type recombinase/integrase, whose product is MTKAKRGNGQGTVRRLPSGNWQWTITLGMDASGKQIRRSGTEKTKSEAEKAKAQAIADHTRGGLAAPNRVTLGEWLDRWLASRESEVKAKTHASYARSVRLYLKPYLGSKRLQEVRPADVRYLQDKIRGAGLGTDTQRLALGALSMALKEAVRLELITRNPAEAVKVISDRQKEGRTAQAWTAEEVARFIEVARQDRQGMVLVFMVSLGLRRGEACGLRWANVDLERGACRIVENLVTLEGKPHISTPKSANGRRTVPLSQEAAALLRTWQAAQAEERAAMGEDWQDSGYVFTTYKGTPLHPDNLNRALNRLCERARVRRIRVHDLRHTYASLMLSRQVPLEVVSKQLGHSTPAFTLSTYRHVSVEEHSQYAVNISDLVNLSTSFRITN
- a CDS encoding helix-turn-helix domain-containing protein, which encodes MPKKLDHNEQNAHSDTKVELLLGDFLQAHGVTVYRLAAHARGRIARRTLYLLANGESGRLDLATLAKLIQALRELTGQPVEVQDLLRYREGDSP
- a CDS encoding TubC N-terminal docking domain-related protein; translated protein: MVAADLLAELDRLGVRLALNGEGFTTQARKGALTPELAAALRTHKPLLLGVLKLAVPPSPLPALPPLPEPLGRLVHAAAGGQLPGHSVALPDGGRVPNLADYVLAWAATYAAGGDTGHCLRHLWAAHAVWQPRQAVSTHGQAAPPPLPALG
- a CDS encoding AAA family ATPase — translated: MTGGREPKLLPSFNGLTAPPVEPVDWLVEKLLARGAGTLLFGQPGVSKTVHVAHLVACLVLGRPFCHLKTTRRRLRVLYLDFDGSWEWNHDLFLAAFRGLGCEGLPENFHYYSPNTEACSPAEDTELKSLETLGPDLALTARELGIDLVVCDSLGQTMVGDTNNGQDVALALRVGLNGARKAGAAVLVIDHATKAAAGSGGVPTPMGSQQKRAWARVSVALEKEEGQGENVTRWSVDKSNAAPFEPFLTQAVFTNIGEQLNTLDLHFVGEAGPRSIGPERLDRGQEVQQRILTALEAGPLPRAQLGERGGTLDRALKALGDAGRIVKPARGLYALPDPTAPATPHQPLGSTAQERSPAPLPHTPTVPAEREEERLEELAW
- a CDS encoding helix-turn-helix domain-containing protein, with the protein product MEQPSYYSVDGAAARLDVHPNLIYREVKAGRLPHIKVGRKVIRIPRQALEAWEQAQLEGGRQ
- a CDS encoding lysophospholipid acyltransferase family protein, encoding MTGSVPPDSPPPPRLRLRPETPEGWVRLHLAGRPLLARLARTLAALPVDLTPAERTARQREASGALLGHLGVRLDVGGLEHARGGPFVVVALHESLLDVPVLLTLPLRLRFAARDEIFTWPLVGPAVTRLGHLSITPERGAAAYRHLLRAGRAVLAGGESLGLFPQGSVLGLETDFQRGAFTLARHLRAPLLPVVLTGGHRIWEHPFAPTLRYGQRVGLRVLPPVPVAEVLAVLPDILRARVQREMKRAALSGDLPPPRRYDPERDGYWDGYRFDIDPAFPELRGQIEARRLHLSGETG
- a CDS encoding vitamin K epoxide reductase family protein, translating into MDPTQLSRELREAHTPDLHRRRWIVGLSLLGVAMGQVVSLYQTGILKDLPDPPGPFDSARVDASDYAYKRLQTPDALMMVVSYGATAWLAAAGGKDRATDLPLLPVAMGLKILGDTLTAVELGREEWRDNKALCAYCQVATLASLASIPLAFPETRRALGNLLRR
- a CDS encoding DedA family protein — its product is MNLPDLPALLSVAGYAGILAIVFAETGLLLGFFLPGDSLLITAGIVAAQGSLDVRGVMAAVIVGAILGDTTGYLIGRRFGPAVFRQQDSRLLRPEFLTRTQEVFGRYGRLAVVVARFIPVVRTMTPTLAGVGRLPYPVFLGFSVLGAVLWGVGVPLAGYWLGGLIPHLDRYILLLVAGVLLVSAVPVALGWRRARRPG